Within the Spirochaetota bacterium genome, the region CGCATGATCTTTTTTATATTGTTTTCTAAACTTCGCACACCTGCTTCTCGGGCATAGCCATCAATAATTTTCTTGATTGCTGCAGTGTCAATTTTAACTTCATTTTTATTGAGTCCGTGCTCTCTAAGCTGTTTTGGGATAAGGTAGCGCTTTGCTATCTCCAGTTTTTCTTCAAGTATGTAACCAGAAAGGTGCATTATTTCCATGCGGTCCATAAGTGGAAGTGGGATAGTATCTAATTGATTTGCTGTTGCAATAAAGAGAATGTTGGATAAATCATATCGCACATCAAGGTAGTGGTCAAGAAACTGGGAGTTTTGCTCAGGGTCAAGTACTTCCAGGAGTGCTGAAGCCGGATCACCCTGAAAACTTGCACCAATTTTATCTATCTCATCCAGCATAATGACAGGATTTGATGTTTCAACCACTTTAAGGCTTTGGATAATTTTGCCGGGCATTGCACCTATGTAAGTTCGCCGGTGGCCTTTAATTTCGGCCTCATCACGCATCCCACCAAGCGAGAAGCGGTAAAACTTGCGGTTTAAAGCCGCAGCTACAGATTTTCCTATTGAAGTTTTGCCTACACCGGGAGGCCCTACAAAGCATATAATGGAACCAGTGATACTGCCTTTCTTTTTTCCAGCACTTATGAATTCTAATATACGGTCTTTGATATCCTGCAAGCCATAGTGGTCCCTGTCCAGTATCTTGCGGGCTTTGTGAATATCATAATTGTCTTGTGAGTAAATGCCCCATGGAAGTGATGTGAGCCAGTCTAAATAATTGCGGCTTACACCATACTCGGCGGAATGGGGTTCCAGCACTTTTAATTTTTCAATTTCTTCATTAAAACGCTTGAGTGCTTCTTCGCTCAATTTTAGTTTCTTTACGCGCTCTTCAAATTTTTCAATTTCTGAGGTTTTTTCATCTTTTTCAAGACCTAACTCTTTTTTAATTTCTTTAAGCTGCTCGCGTAAAAAAAATTCCTTTTGGTTTTTGGCAATGCGCTCCTCAATCTGCTGCGAAATTTTTTTCTGTAATTTTGACAATTCCAGTTCTTTCTTTAACAAAAGCAGTACTTTTTCCACGCGCGATTTTATATCAAATGTTTCCAGTATTTCCTGTACTTCTGCAGGTTCGGCCGAAGTGAGGGAAGCTACAAAATCAGCTAATTTACCGGGGTCTTCTAAGCTGAACCGGTTTAAAAAAAGTTTAAGCTCTTCCTGAAAAAGGGAATTGGATTTAATTAACTCTTTTACCGAAGAAAGAATAGCAGCCGAGTAGGCTTTCATTTCGTCTGTTGGTTCAATCTCAGGTTCATAGTAATGATCAACCTTCCAGCGAATAACCGGCTGTTCAGTCATAACCTGAACCAGTGTAAAGCGCTTCAAGGCATTTACCATTACCTGTATAGTGTTTTCGTCGATAGGTGCTATCTTCAAAACCTTAATAGTAACCCCCACTTTATAGAGGTCCTCTGAAGTCACCATGCCTTCTCGCTGATTCTGGATTAGTACTACACCTCCGATTTTATGGTCAGATTCGGCAATGGCGCGTGCTGTATTGAGCATGGTATCACCAGTGAGCACCAGTGGTACCATCATGCCAGGGAATATTGGCCTGTGGGATATTGGAATAATGGGTATAATCTCAGGTAAAATTTCAGATGGCAATATTAAATGCTTGGATTCAACAACATGGTTTGAATCATCAGACATAGGATTTGTACCTCGCGTAATTTTATTTTTGTTATAATATTTATAATAATGTAGCAATGAGGGTTTTAAAAATCAAGGATTTTATGAAATCACTATGAATAGTAGCTTCTTCAACATCAACAGTTAAAAAAGTTTTCTTAAAAGTTTTATCATAAAAAAATAATAAATCTATACTTGATACTTTTATCACCAGATGTGTCAAAATTGAATCACATATAAAGAGGGGCTATGGTTATATACGTTTTGTAAAGTTCAGTTAGACTTTAAAAAAAATAAAAAAAGGATTTACAGATTAAAGTTTATTAATCAATATTACAACAATAAAATCATAAATGTTTGATTACATAAAAATTTTATTATATGAGGTAGAACAGATGGTTTTGCGACGATTGTATTGTTGCTTTCTTTTAGCAATTATTGTTTTTTTAATTCTTTCTTGTACACCACAACCAAAGTCAGTATCAGCTCATCTTATTTTTATGCAGGGGGATGTTACCATAATACGAAATGAGGTAAATGTTCCTGTTATATTAGGATCAATTGTTCAACCTGAAGATATTATTACAACAGGAAACCAGTCTATTGCGGTGGTTCAGATAGCTGATAGAGCTGTGGTACATATTACCAGCAACAGCAAGCTGGCAGTCAAGACACTTGTTGCTACATCAACAACGCTATATTTAGAAAGAGGGGAAATCATATCAAAGGTTGAACGTTTACAAAAAGCCCAAGAATACAGAGTGAAGACCCCCTCAGTTGTAGCTAGTGTTCGTGGAACACAATTTTTGGTTAAGGCCGATGAAAAAATTGGTAAAGTGGCTGTGCACACTGGAAGTGTAAGTGTTAAACCCGTTATTGAAGAAACAAAAATCGAAGAAATTCAAATAGAAGAAACAATAGTGGATGGGGGCAAAGAGGCGATAGTTACTGTTGAAAAAGAGAAGGCTGCTAAAGAGATTCCAGTTTCTGTAAAGGAAATTTCTATAAAAGATAAAATGAAGATAGAAGAAGCAGGAAAAATTGAATTGCTTCCCCAGGAAGTAGTTATAAAACCTGAAGCACTTGAAAAAGTTCGTGAAACAATAAAACAGAACATTGAAAAAATTGGGACAATAGAATCTTCAACCGAGGAACAATTGAGGCAACAGATAAAGAAAGAGCGGATTGAACGGTTAATGCAACAAAAAACACGAACACTTGAGGAAATTAAGGAAGCATGTGAACGCATTGATGTGATACGTCTGTATTCAGGTAAACAAATACAAGGAGCAATAATTAGTAGGGGCGATAGTTACAAGATATTGACTACAACTGGAGTAATAGATGTGCCTAAGAAAGATGTACGGTCAGTAAGCGTGATGCGATAGCACTTGCAGTGATTGTGGTACAAATGAGGCATTGTGTGGTAGGGTTTTGATCTGTACAATAGTTGGATGTACACAAAACTTTAATATATAATGTTGCTACCAAATGCCTGCATATTAATACCTTCCCAATGTGGAATATGGTCAATGCTGGTAACGAATATAAATTAAATGAGCGTTGTTATGACAAAAAGTAGATCATTTATTTCATTAGGTGTTGCTAGATGTGCAATATTAGTTGTTGCATCTTTTGTTTTTAATTACAATACAGGGAATAATCTTATAGCTGATGCGTTCTATAGGCTTAAGGGCCAAAGCTGCTTAGGGCTGGATGCAATGTACAGGTTCAGAATCTTTAGTGGCTGTAAGAGTTACCCAGAACATTAACAAGAAAAAATAGCAGGTTATACCTGCAATGATGTTAGAAAGTTTATTTATATCGAGGGTACTATATGAAAATAAGAGAAAACAAAGTTTTTACTTTAACAGTAATTGTGCTGATTATTTCTTTTGCTCTTCCTCTTTTTGCTGAATCCATCTTTTTAAAAGATGGTACCATAATAGAAGGGGATATCATAAAAGAAACCGATAAGGCAATGGATGTAAAGCTTTTAGAGGGGAAAAAAATTACTATACAACGGAAGGACGTGTTGAGGACGCTGGTAAATAACACTTACAAGATAAAAATGTACATTATGAAAAGCAACAAAGATATTTTACCGGTATATATTGTAGAAGAAGATAATGAAAGCTATACCTGCAGAAAAGATTTGTTATCAACAGATGAATTTAAAATAAATAAAGCTGACGTAATATTTGTTTCAAAAATACCGCCAAAAGATTTTATAGATGAAGAGGTACAGAAGAAAGCTGGGGAATTAGGGGTAAAAAAGCAATACACATGGGAGAAAAATTTAAAATGGCGGGCACCTTTTTTACGGATAGGATATTCAAATATTGGTACATATATAGATTCTGATATAAATGATACATATTCAGATAGCCGCAATATTAATGCTTTCATTGATCTTTTTCCATGGCGGTTCAGAAATGAAAGCGGAAATGGATTTGATGCTATGGTCAGGGCACGTTTTGTGGGGAATTATGACCGAATTGACTATACTGATCCACGGACTGCAACAATAATGAAACTTTACCAGGTTGTTATTTCAGAAAAATATGAATTTAAACTTAACATTGGGCAAATTTGTGGTGGAGTTAGATATGGATACAGTATGTTTTATGGGATCTTGATCCAGCCGTATGTGTATGGACTATTACAATTATATGTATTCCATGATGAAATAAAAATTGAGTCAATTAATTCAAGCGCCATTAACGAGCAGGTGGCAACTTCAAAGTTTGGATACCAGGTGGGTGCTGGTATTGATTTTGGTTTAACATCATATGTTGGTGTTTTTGTTGAGGGTATGTACAGCTACATTGAAGCAAAATTCAATGATAAAAAAACACGCAATGTGGATGGGTATTATATTTATTATGGAGTTACCTGGCGTACTTCGTATGGGTTAATTGAATAATTTATTATTGTTTCAAAAATCTTATTGCCAAAATATTTCTTTTATGAAAATATTATCCTGTCACTATAATAATAGCAGGATAATCATGTCAACAGTAGAAATAAGAATCAAAGGCTATCATCTTGATCTTTTTGGCCGCGTGAGCAATCAGCGCTTTTTAGATTTTCTAGAAGATGCGCGATGGAGTTATCTGGATTCCATAGGGCTCAATTATGATGAATTTGCTAAACGCGGTGTTTTTCTTGCGGTGGTTAATATAAATGTTAACTTTCGTGCACCATCGTTTCTTGGCGATGTGTTGATAATTGAAACCGAAGTTGATAGAATTGGCAATCGCAGCATAACAGTTAAACAAAAAATGTACAATAAAAAAAACGAACAGATTATTCTTGATGCTGAAGTGGTATATGTTATAGTTGACCTTGCAACAGGCAAATCCATACCCATAGACAATGAAATGCGGCAGCAGTGGCTTGAGCTATCGAACAAAAAAAATACACATTAAAAATTTTTTATTGCTAAGAAAAAGGATATAGTATAGCATGATTGAGAGGTGTGTCAGTCATTATGGAAGAGGGCATAATGAGAAAATATATTCGTTATGATAAATTGTCAGCAGAAATTAAAGAAGCAATCTATAAGTATTGGGAAATAGCAAAACAAAAAAAACCTGATACAGCATTGGATGATGCAATGGAAGATTGGTTTTTGCATCAGTTTGATGCGTTTATGATTGCCAAATATCATACCCGTGGCGATAACATGCGCAAACACTTCCGCCTTGACGTAGAGATTCCTATACGAATAGTGGAACTTTTAATAGAATCTTCAAAGGATGAAGCTGAAGCACTGGAGCTTATTGGAACAATATTAAACATAAGCAAGGGTGGCCTTTATTTTATTTCCGACATCCCTCTTGAGCTTTCTTCGATTATACGTGTAGTTATTGATTTCAGGGCTGTAGATAATGAGCTGACTGATATTGAAGCCTTAGCAATGGTGGTGCGCCAGGATAAACGTGATGATGGCAAATATGGAATTGGCGTAATGTTCAGTAGCATTTATGACAATGGCAAACGCAATTTAAATATATTTATATTAAAAAATCTCTCTTACTATCTTTATTCATGATTACTTGCCAAGTGCATCAATTTCCGCTTTAAGCCCATTTTTTGTTATATCATAATAATAGCAATAGCGAGTTGAACAAGACGAATTCCTTTTTTTAATTGAACCATAGCTAGAAATTATTGTCAGCAGGTAATTATGGATTTTTGAATCAAAAACTTTATTTTGAGTAGTAATGTAATTTTTCAAAGAGACGTATGCACGTTCCTGTCCTTTTTGTTGTGCCGATAGCTCATTGTATTGTTCCTCTGCAGGAAGTATCACCACAACGCGGAACGTGTTGTTATCAATAAACCCTTCTTTTTCGTACTCAAAAAGAAGCTCTTCTCTTCCCGTTGTATTCGTAGGGGGAATAGGAGTGGCTGGTTTTTTGGATGCACATGAAGAAAGCAGAAATACCAGGGGAAGAAGTAAAAACAGGATGCATATAATTATTCGTAATGAAGAAACCATATCTCCCCCTCAATAAAAATTGTAGTGCGCCTTTACTTACACTGCAATGACGCCAGTTTATGTTTTAATCTGCTTTCATATATGCGGATGACCGCAGTTTTGCTGTAATCTTCATTGTAATACGTTACTACAATCACCCGTTTATCAATATATGGTTTTAGTTTTGGTAACAGACAATCATTAAATGAGCTATCGCCCATGCTATTATTGTGCAACTGTACTACTGCACCATATAATTCCTGGTAACATTGCGTTTCAAGTGTTTTTATTAAATTAATGTGTGCACTTTCCCTGTTAGATACAAGGCCTTCAATCCCAGGATCAGGACGTGCAGTTATGATACATTGATAGCAATCATCATTAAGGAATCCATTTGTTGTAATGTCATTGCTGATTGATTTTATATACGATTCATTGTATGTGCACGCTTGCACCAGTAAAAGCATGATGCAAAAAAACATAATTACAACAGATTTTATTATTTTCATTGGTGAGGAAAAGAAATGAAAAAATATACGGTTTTGCATTGGCATACCAGGTTATTCAAAATAATCAATTTAATATACAAAAATATAACAAATCGTTATAAGTCAAATAAAAAATTATACAATCACTGCTTCTTTAGCATAGCAATAATATCGCGTATCTGGTCGGCTTTGGGGTGGTTTGGCTTTATTGAAAGCAACTTTTCAAAATGGTATACAGCCTTTTCATTATTTTTGAGCTTTCGGTAATATATCATCCCTAGTTCTTCATGTGCATCAGCGAGTGAAGTGTTGATTTGCAGTGATCGCTCAAATTCCTTTACAGCCTGGTCAAAAACACCTTTTTCTTTATATGCTACTCCCAGAAAGAAATGTGCCTGGTCATTCATTGGCGATAGGTCTATTGCTGTCTTGTATTCTTCAATAGCTTCATCGTTCATATTTGCAGCTAAATAGGCATTAGCAAGATTATAATGAGCTTCAAACGATTTGGGATCATTTATAGTTGCCTGTTTAAACTGCTCTATTGCCTTATCATGGAGTTTATTCTTTTTGTAAAGGTTGCCAAGATTTATATATGCCTTGGTATAGTTGGGGTTTTTAGTGATAGCTAGTGAATAGTATTCTATAGCCTTGTTGTCATCGCCTAATCCTTCATAGGCTTTGCCCAATTCATACAAGGTTGGTGGGTCATCATTTTTGATTGATAATGCTTTGGTGTACAATGAAATGGCCTGGGTGTAATTTTGCTTTGTGGCTGCAATGAGGCCTAAATTAAACAATGCCTGAAAGTATTCTGGGTCAGCTTCAAGTGTTTTATTGTAGAACGTCTCAGCATTTGAATATGATTTCATTTCATGATAGGTTTCAGCTATTTTAAACAGTGTATCAGGGTTGTTTGGACGCAACTCTCTGTCTTTTGTGAAATAATCTAATGCCACTTTATAATTCTTTTGTTTAAGATAAATATCGCCTAAATTAAAGTATGCCCTGTCTAGATTAGGATCCTGTTCAATGGATTGTTTTAAATCCTTAATTGCTGCTTGCAGGTTATTCATTTTATATTGAGCCAGGCCACGGGCATAGTAAGCTTTTGCAAATACAGGCTTTTCTTCAATAGCTTTGGTAAACTCATTGACTGCTGGAGAGTACTTGCCTTCAGAATAATAGATGAGCCCTAGGTGATAGTGAGAATCAGCATTCTTTGGATTTGCGATTATTGCATTCTGGAATGATTTGTTTGCCTCTTCATCCATCTGGTTGTGGTAGTAGATGCGTCCCATCCAGTAATGCGAGTGGTCATCAGTTTTGTCAAGCTGTGTTGCCTTTGCATACGCCTTGAGTGCCTCATCATACTTCTTTTCTGCACGATATTTGTCGCCCAGTTCACGCCATTTAAGTGCCGATTCATTCACTTGATTTGCTGGTGTTGTTTGAGGAGCTGTGTCTGATAAATCCTTTGATTCCTTTTCTCTGCTTATTGTCTGTGGTGTAGAAGATTCTTCTTTTTGTTTGGGTGCTACGGCAAATTGTTGAGTATCAGGCTGGCTAATGATAGAGGGTTTTTGTAAATTTGATAGTGCATTTGCATATTTGTTTTTTAAATTTTCATCATTACTGTTATAGCTTAATGCCTGCTTATAATAATCTGCTGCTTTAGCCAAGTTGCCCTGTGAAGCATAGATGTCGCCAAGCTTTTCAGCAGAAAGAGCATCACCAGGATCTTTTGACAGTGCAGTTGAATATGCACCAACTGCATCGGGTATTTTATTCAAAGCTAAGTATGCATCACCAAGGGCACGGTAGTATTTCCCTGTGCCTGGTGATAGTGTAATAGCCTTCTGGTATTGAGGGATTGCTTTTGCATACTGCTTTTTGTGCACATAGAGGTTGCCAAGATTGTAGTACCCTTCGGGATCACTGGGATTAGCTTTGATGCCTTTTTTAAGGATATCCTCTGCTCCTTTATAGTCACCTTTTTTCATGCGCTGTTTTGCAATATTCCAGTAACTTTCCTGGTATTGCGGTGCAACTGCAATAGCACTTTTATATTCTTTAAGGGCTTTATCTAATTTTTCCTGTGTATCATATACGTTGCCCAACTTATTATATGCCTGTGGATATTTTGGAAAATATTTTTTTGCTAGTTCCAACGTTTTGATTGCATTTTCATAGTCGCCTTTTAAAGCATATGCGTGCCCCAACTCGTTGAGTGCATTATAATTATCAGGTTGCACAGCTAATGCTTTTTTATAGTAATCAATTGCTTTATCAATGTTGCCTATTTCTTTATAAAGATTTCCTAATTTTATCAGGGTATCCACATCATTAGGGTTTGTTTCTAAAATCTTTTCATACAGCTCAATCTGCTTTTGTCGGATATCAACAATATCCTTTAGTGCATCGCGTGAACGCGACAAAAAATGATAGCCGCCAAAAAGCAGTAAAAGTACCAATGCAACAACTCCTGCAATCTTAAGATTGCGGTAACGGTCATAATAGTATGCCATATATACCCTCTAAAATTTTTATAATATGTTATAGTTCGTCGTCACGGTAAATTTCTTCAAGTTTGTTCTTTGTTTTCTTTGTTTCGTGACCGGCTTTTTTATCTGGAGCTTCTCGCTGCACATCATCAAGCATTATCCCGCCAAGATGTAACGCTTCTTCAATTGATACATCGCTTCCCGGTGGTGGAAGAACAAATTTTGGGTCTTTTAATAATTCAATTACTCTTTTTATTTTTTCATATTGGGGATCTTCAGGAGCTATCGCCAAAAATTTTTCCCAGGATTCTATTGTTTTTTCTTTATCCCTGAGCAACATTAAATATGTCAAGCCAATATGGTAATATGCAAATTTCAGCTGTGGATTTAAGCTGAACGCTTTTTTAAAATATGCCAGAGCTTCCTGTGGCTGCTTCTTATAATAGTACACCTGCCCAATGCGGAATGCATCCTCTGCACTCTTTGGATTTAACTCCATCGCTTTTATGTACAGTTGCAGTGCTCCATCATAACGCTTCTTATAAAGGAAAATATCACCAAGATACGAGTATGCGAGGGCGTTTTCTGGATTTGCTTTCAATTCTTCCTGAAATAAAAGCTCCGCTATCTCAAATTTTTGCTGATAGAAATATTTCACACCCTTTTTAAATGGGGTTTCGTCATCCTTTTTAGCGGCTAAGGATATAGTATACGCGATAGTTACTGATAAAACTAGTAGGCTATGTAAAAGTATTTTCTTCATATTTCTATAATTATCGGCATCACATAAATCAAAGGCTTACGAAAAAAAGCAAAGGTAATGTTTCAGCAGATAAACACTGTTGTAAAAAAGAATGCCATCATTGCAAGAAATGCAACAATAAATCGCTTCCATTCAAAATCCATTAGCACCTCCTTAGAAAATAGCTTGTGTATACATCTTTTTGGGCTTTATACGGAATATTTAGTGCATGCAGAGCATGGATCAATTCTTACCATAAATTAAAAAATTAAAAAAACACCGTTCAGGATGACTTATCTCCAAAATATCCTAAAAACCTCTTCCTTACACAAGCTATGACTAATCATTAGCATTATCATTATTTTAAAATACTCAATAAAATGATGCCAGTCAAGCATAACAGTACATAAAAAAAAATATGCTATTGACATTTTATTGATGATGTTCTATATTTACTGTCAATAATA harbors:
- the lon gene encoding endopeptidase La codes for the protein MSDDSNHVVESKHLILPSEILPEIIPIIPISHRPIFPGMMVPLVLTGDTMLNTARAIAESDHKIGGVVLIQNQREGMVTSEDLYKVGVTIKVLKIAPIDENTIQVMVNALKRFTLVQVMTEQPVIRWKVDHYYEPEIEPTDEMKAYSAAILSSVKELIKSNSLFQEELKLFLNRFSLEDPGKLADFVASLTSAEPAEVQEILETFDIKSRVEKVLLLLKKELELSKLQKKISQQIEERIAKNQKEFFLREQLKEIKKELGLEKDEKTSEIEKFEERVKKLKLSEEALKRFNEEIEKLKVLEPHSAEYGVSRNYLDWLTSLPWGIYSQDNYDIHKARKILDRDHYGLQDIKDRILEFISAGKKKGSITGSIICFVGPPGVGKTSIGKSVAAALNRKFYRFSLGGMRDEAEIKGHRRTYIGAMPGKIIQSLKVVETSNPVIMLDEIDKIGASFQGDPASALLEVLDPEQNSQFLDHYLDVRYDLSNILFIATANQLDTIPLPLMDRMEIMHLSGYILEEKLEIAKRYLIPKQLREHGLNKNEVKIDTAAIKKIIDGYAREAGVRSLENNIKKIMRKATRQIVEGSTTSVIVNERNIEEFLGKPRFTDESLYKKPIPGVVMGLAWTSLGGATLYIEATAIPSKTKGFTQTGQLGNVMKESTEIAYSYIRSKVKQFGIDPDFFENHFIHLHVPAGATPKDGPSAGITMATALYSLAKNKPIKKSVAMTGELTITGRVLPIGGVKEKTIAAKRAKVKTIIYPAENKKDFDELPEHIKKGVDARFVSYFEEVLDIVY
- a CDS encoding FecR domain-containing protein — its product is MVLRRLYCCFLLAIIVFLILSCTPQPKSVSAHLIFMQGDVTIIRNEVNVPVILGSIVQPEDIITTGNQSIAVVQIADRAVVHITSNSKLAVKTLVATSTTLYLERGEIISKVERLQKAQEYRVKTPSVVASVRGTQFLVKADEKIGKVAVHTGSVSVKPVIEETKIEEIQIEETIVDGGKEAIVTVEKEKAAKEIPVSVKEISIKDKMKIEEAGKIELLPQEVVIKPEALEKVRETIKQNIEKIGTIESSTEEQLRQQIKKERIERLMQQKTRTLEEIKEACERIDVIRLYSGKQIQGAIISRGDSYKILTTTGVIDVPKKDVRSVSVMR
- a CDS encoding acyl-CoA thioesterase — translated: MSTVEIRIKGYHLDLFGRVSNQRFLDFLEDARWSYLDSIGLNYDEFAKRGVFLAVVNINVNFRAPSFLGDVLIIETEVDRIGNRSITVKQKMYNKKNEQIILDAEVVYVIVDLATGKSIPIDNEMRQQWLELSNKKNTH
- a CDS encoding PilZ domain-containing protein — translated: MRKYIRYDKLSAEIKEAIYKYWEIAKQKKPDTALDDAMEDWFLHQFDAFMIAKYHTRGDNMRKHFRLDVEIPIRIVELLIESSKDEAEALELIGTILNISKGGLYFISDIPLELSSIIRVVIDFRAVDNELTDIEALAMVVRQDKRDDGKYGIGVMFSSIYDNGKRNLNIFILKNLSYYLYS
- a CDS encoding tetratricopeptide repeat protein is translated as MAYYYDRYRNLKIAGVVALVLLLLFGGYHFLSRSRDALKDIVDIRQKQIELYEKILETNPNDVDTLIKLGNLYKEIGNIDKAIDYYKKALAVQPDNYNALNELGHAYALKGDYENAIKTLELAKKYFPKYPQAYNKLGNVYDTQEKLDKALKEYKSAIAVAPQYQESYWNIAKQRMKKGDYKGAEDILKKGIKANPSDPEGYYNLGNLYVHKKQYAKAIPQYQKAITLSPGTGKYYRALGDAYLALNKIPDAVGAYSTALSKDPGDALSAEKLGDIYASQGNLAKAADYYKQALSYNSNDENLKNKYANALSNLQKPSIISQPDTQQFAVAPKQKEESSTPQTISREKESKDLSDTAPQTTPANQVNESALKWRELGDKYRAEKKYDEALKAYAKATQLDKTDDHSHYWMGRIYYHNQMDEEANKSFQNAIIANPKNADSHYHLGLIYYSEGKYSPAVNEFTKAIEEKPVFAKAYYARGLAQYKMNNLQAAIKDLKQSIEQDPNLDRAYFNLGDIYLKQKNYKVALDYFTKDRELRPNNPDTLFKIAETYHEMKSYSNAETFYNKTLEADPEYFQALFNLGLIAATKQNYTQAISLYTKALSIKNDDPPTLYELGKAYEGLGDDNKAIEYYSLAITKNPNYTKAYINLGNLYKKNKLHDKAIEQFKQATINDPKSFEAHYNLANAYLAANMNDEAIEEYKTAIDLSPMNDQAHFFLGVAYKEKGVFDQAVKEFERSLQINTSLADAHEELGMIYYRKLKNNEKAVYHFEKLLSIKPNHPKADQIRDIIAMLKKQ
- a CDS encoding tetratricopeptide repeat protein, with amino-acid sequence MKKILLHSLLVLSVTIAYTISLAAKKDDETPFKKGVKYFYQQKFEIAELLFQEELKANPENALAYSYLGDIFLYKKRYDGALQLYIKAMELNPKSAEDAFRIGQVYYYKKQPQEALAYFKKAFSLNPQLKFAYYHIGLTYLMLLRDKEKTIESWEKFLAIAPEDPQYEKIKRVIELLKDPKFVLPPPGSDVSIEEALHLGGIMLDDVQREAPDKKAGHETKKTKNKLEEIYRDDEL